CGTCATCCGGGCATCGCTGGGGTGTCGTCCGGTGCACGGAGTCCAGTCGCTTGGGATGCCAGGCGTCGATATGGTCAACGCCCCGCAATCCCGGCGCTCATGCGAGGCAGCTTCGACGCGTGGTGGCCCGTTGCCCGCATCGGGGATGAGGAGGGAGCAGCCGATGTCGACCCATCACTTCACGCTGATCGTCGACGGCCCGGATGTTCAGAGCGGTGCGGTCGTCGATGCCCTGTACGAGGCGGGGTGCGACGATGCGCTGATCGGTCGAACGGACGGCATCCAGTACGCGGAGTTCGACCGCGAGGCCGCGGGGCTTGTGGAAGCCGTATTGTCGGCGGTCGCCGACATCGAGCGGGTCGATGGGGTGAAAGTCGTCCGGATAGCAGACGCCGGCTTGGTGTCGATGGCGGACATCGCCGCTCGTACCGGTCGCACGCGAGAAGGGGTGCGGCTGCTGGTGACTGGCGCCCGCGGCCCGGGAGGTTTTCCGCCGCCGGTCACCGATCCACGCGGCCGGTACAGGCTGTGGCGCTGGTCGGACGTGGAACGATGGCTGGCGACGAGCCTCGGGGAAGAGACGGCGACGGTAGAGGATCACGCGTTGGCTGCCATCAGCGCCAGCCTGGAGCTCCGTCATCACGGGCACCGGCTCGGCGCCGGCCGGCGAACGAGTCTGCGGGTGCTGGCGGGCCTGTAAGCCGGTGAGGACCCGAGCCTCCGAACAGCCGGTCCCGGAGACTACATCCCGCCGACGAGAGTGTCGGCCAGCCGCGGTTCAGAACAGCCGGTGCGCCGGGACCGCCCAGAGTCCGGGAGCCAGTTCCTCCAGAGCCTCTCCCCGATGGACGACGAGGCCGCCGGCCCACTCGTCGCCCAGCGTCCGGGCCAACGCTAGCAGGCCGGTGCAGTCGGTGCGGGCGACGCGGACGCGGTTCTTGATCTCGATGCCGATTATCCCGTTGCCCGCGTCGATCAGCAGGTCGACCTCGCGTCCCGAGCGCGTGCGATAGAAGTGGAGCGACACGTCGCGCCCGAGGGTGTCGATCCACTTGCGTGCCTCCGAGACGACCAGCGTCTCGAACAACGGCCCGGTGAGCTCTCCCCAGTTACGCGTGCCGTGACGGAGCAGGCCGAGATCCATCCAGTAGAGCTTGGGCGTCTTCACCGTCGAGCTGGTGAGATTGCGGGCGTACGGCTGCAGCAGCACGACCTGGTACGAGAGCCGCAGGTACTC
This Acidobacteriota bacterium DNA region includes the following protein-coding sequences:
- a CDS encoding DNA-binding protein → MSTHHFTLIVDGPDVQSGAVVDALYEAGCDDALIGRTDGIQYAEFDREAAGLVEAVLSAVADIERVDGVKVVRIADAGLVSMADIAARTGRTREGVRLLVTGARGPGGFPPPVTDPRGRYRLWRWSDVERWLATSLGEETATVEDHALAAISASLELRHHGHRLGAGRRTSLRVLAGL
- a CDS encoding DUF4143 domain-containing protein is translated as MVPGSAPRSRARVSGRPRVRLRPLAAHGLRGALPGRDTPEAPTVRSPGHGAAGAREDAGRRAGTARRYLEYLRLSYQVVLLQPYARNLTSSTVKTPKLYWMDLGLLRHGTRNWGELTGPLFETLVVSEARKWIDTLGRDVSLHFYRTRSGREVDLLIDAGNGIIGIEIKNRVRVARTDCTGLLALARTLGDEWAGGLVVHRGEALEELAPGLWAVPAHRLF